In Nitratiruptor sp. YY09-18, a single window of DNA contains:
- a CDS encoding TIGR00282 family metallophosphoesterase, whose protein sequence is MKLGFIGDVVGKPGRKMIKRYLPQIKKELELDFIVANYENASHGFGLTAKNAKELFDARIDLMTGGNHTWDKKEIIPLLEELPLLRPINYPEGVPGRGFKIIDELNLAVINIMGYFTMPMVENPFIAANKIVEVLRGEGIKNIFIDFHAEATSEKRAMFLMLKDRISALAGTHTHIGTDDLCIDGGAGYVTDVGLTGCRDNVIGMKEDVPIKRFLTGLPGHFDVPDKCKAILQMIVFEFDREGRCVDASKIKAYDDEGWQIVHKARVE, encoded by the coding sequence ATGAAGCTAGGATTTATTGGTGATGTGGTAGGGAAACCTGGAAGAAAGATGATCAAGCGTTATTTGCCACAAATCAAAAAAGAGCTTGAGCTCGATTTCATTGTAGCAAACTATGAAAATGCTAGTCACGGTTTTGGCCTCACTGCCAAAAATGCCAAGGAGCTCTTTGATGCAAGAATCGATCTCATGACCGGTGGCAATCACACCTGGGATAAAAAGGAGATCATCCCGCTTTTGGAAGAGTTGCCACTTCTTCGACCCATCAATTATCCTGAGGGAGTTCCAGGAAGAGGTTTTAAAATAATCGATGAACTCAATCTTGCAGTTATCAATATCATGGGATATTTTACTATGCCTATGGTAGAAAATCCCTTCATCGCAGCCAATAAGATTGTAGAAGTGCTGCGTGGGGAGGGTATAAAAAATATCTTCATCGATTTCCATGCAGAGGCTACAAGCGAAAAGAGAGCAATGTTTTTGATGCTCAAAGATCGTATAAGCGCACTTGCTGGGACACATACACATATAGGTACTGATGATTTATGTATTGATGGGGGAGCTGGGTATGTAACAGATGTAGGACTGACAGGCTGCAGGGACAATGTGATCGGTATGAAAGAAGATGTACCTATCAAAAGATTTCTTACAGGACTTCCTGGACACTTTGATGTGCCAGATAAGTGCAAGGCGATTTTGCAAATGATTGTCTTTGAGTTTGATAGAGAGGGAAGATGTGTGGATGCATCGAAGATAAAGGCCTATGACGATGAAGGGTGGCAAATAGTTCATAAGGCAAGGGTAGAGTAA
- the mfd gene encoding transcription-repair coupling factor translates to MWAKYYEYLKSSKPQIIITENEKEAQYISSVAKILDIDHIVLPDIRAQEGDDLRVFKEELDIYLTALNDFYHNPKMLIVPQATAALKVPERKYFDRMQLEFGQSINLENLKDKLLSWGYSFVDIIEAKGEASFRGDVIDIFPPNLEKPIRISLFDDEIESIRYFDPSTQRSSQDELEEVTLYPAHLIMDEELESAIEASDFDVFEKDLRSVGLWVAKRNDIFQEEGVVRSSEIPMAKEYRDIEVIDIDALITHKEKHIKVVVKSPEIARRSSIKQIDRVKFIYKDAYLNIEGPKEIIISLNKPKKRRTKRAGVVLDELKIGEYVVHEQHGIGIFQGLRQIEILGAKRDFVEIAYAGEDKLLVPVENLEILSRYVADSGSMAIVDKLGSQSFSRLKAKVKERLFEIAADIVKLSAKRALSPGKKIVIPPDLKLFQREAGFVYTEDQEKSIDAILQRLSSGKVMDMLLSGDVGFGKTEVAMNAIYAVVKNGYQAAVVVPTTLLSNQHYQTLKERLEKYGISVTKIDRFVSAKEKKERLAAITEGKIDVVVGTHALFGTNFKNLGLVVIDEEHKFGVKQKEKLKEFSKDVHILSMSATPIPRSLNMALSQIKDLAEIRTPPEERKPVRTYVKEYDQKLIKEIILRELRRGGQVFYIYNSIAGIEEKRKELESFLPGKKILVLHSKISSTTTEKELIKFAKGEYDILLSTSIVESGIHMPNVNTIIVEGADRFGIADLHQLRGRVGRSTKEGYCYYIVEDKEALTDDAKIRLIALESNSYLGSGAALAYYDLEIRGGGNIIGAQQSGHIKNIGYSLYLKMLEDAITKLTKGELEEESEVELKLSVNAYISSDVVAEDRLKLELYRRLSHVTNVEEISDIEEEIKDRYGKIDEVTRNFLDLIEIKLRAKERGIKRISNYNQNITIDYGDKKEQLKAPSKDDEDILRTVLRYVKS, encoded by the coding sequence ATGTGGGCAAAATATTATGAATATCTAAAATCTTCCAAACCCCAAATTATTATTACAGAGAATGAAAAAGAGGCGCAATACATAAGCAGTGTGGCTAAAATTTTAGATATAGATCATATCGTGCTTCCTGATATAAGAGCGCAAGAAGGTGATGACTTACGCGTATTTAAAGAAGAGTTGGATATATATCTTACGGCGCTCAATGATTTTTATCATAATCCAAAGATGCTCATTGTTCCGCAAGCCACCGCAGCACTCAAAGTTCCTGAGCGCAAATATTTTGATCGTATGCAGCTTGAGTTTGGTCAAAGTATCAATCTAGAGAATCTAAAAGATAAACTTCTCTCATGGGGATATAGTTTTGTCGATATTATTGAAGCAAAAGGGGAGGCAAGTTTTCGTGGGGATGTTATCGATATATTCCCTCCAAATTTAGAGAAACCTATACGTATCAGCCTCTTTGATGATGAGATAGAATCTATCCGCTACTTTGATCCATCTACGCAGCGTAGTAGCCAAGATGAACTTGAGGAGGTAACTCTATATCCGGCTCATCTTATCATGGATGAAGAGCTTGAGAGTGCAATTGAAGCAAGTGATTTTGATGTATTTGAAAAGGATTTAAGAAGTGTGGGTTTGTGGGTAGCCAAACGTAACGACATCTTTCAAGAAGAGGGTGTGGTACGCAGCAGTGAAATTCCTATGGCAAAAGAGTATAGAGATATTGAAGTAATTGACATTGATGCTCTCATAACCCACAAAGAGAAGCACATTAAAGTCGTAGTCAAATCTCCTGAAATCGCACGGCGCAGTTCCATCAAGCAAATTGATAGAGTGAAATTTATCTATAAAGATGCATATCTCAATATCGAAGGTCCCAAGGAGATAATAATCTCTCTTAATAAACCAAAAAAACGCCGCACAAAGCGAGCCGGCGTTGTTTTGGACGAACTTAAGATCGGTGAATATGTGGTTCATGAACAACACGGTATCGGAATCTTTCAAGGACTGCGCCAAATTGAGATATTAGGTGCTAAGCGAGATTTTGTTGAGATTGCCTATGCTGGTGAAGATAAGCTTTTGGTACCTGTAGAAAACCTCGAAATTTTGAGTCGTTATGTAGCTGATAGTGGGAGTATGGCTATCGTTGACAAGCTAGGAAGTCAATCTTTTAGTCGTCTCAAAGCAAAAGTCAAAGAGCGCCTTTTTGAGATAGCTGCAGATATAGTGAAGCTTTCTGCAAAAAGAGCACTTAGCCCTGGCAAAAAGATAGTTATTCCTCCGGACTTAAAGCTTTTTCAAAGAGAGGCTGGATTTGTTTATACTGAGGATCAGGAAAAATCTATTGATGCAATTTTACAGAGGCTTAGTAGTGGCAAAGTAATGGATATGCTTCTTAGTGGAGATGTAGGGTTTGGTAAGACTGAAGTAGCTATGAATGCGATTTATGCAGTGGTCAAAAATGGTTATCAGGCTGCTGTAGTTGTACCAACTACGCTCCTATCAAACCAGCACTATCAAACCCTCAAAGAGCGTTTGGAAAAATATGGTATAAGTGTGACAAAAATTGACCGTTTTGTAAGTGCAAAAGAGAAAAAAGAGCGTTTGGCGGCCATTACTGAGGGCAAAATTGATGTTGTTGTCGGAACACATGCTCTCTTTGGTACAAATTTCAAAAATTTGGGGCTTGTAGTAATCGATGAAGAGCATAAGTTTGGAGTGAAGCAAAAAGAGAAACTTAAAGAGTTTAGCAAAGATGTGCATATTCTTTCCATGAGTGCTACACCAATACCCCGCAGTCTCAATATGGCACTTAGTCAAATCAAAGATTTAGCAGAAATTCGCACTCCACCAGAAGAGAGAAAACCTGTACGTACTTATGTAAAAGAGTATGACCAGAAGCTTATCAAAGAGATAATATTGCGAGAACTGCGCCGTGGGGGGCAAGTTTTTTACATTTATAACTCTATAGCAGGTATAGAAGAGAAACGTAAAGAGCTTGAGAGTTTTTTACCTGGTAAGAAGATATTAGTGCTTCATTCTAAAATATCAAGTACTACTACAGAAAAAGAACTCATCAAATTTGCAAAAGGGGAATATGATATTTTGCTCTCTACCTCTATTGTTGAGAGTGGTATCCACATGCCAAATGTCAATACTATTATTGTAGAGGGTGCCGATCGCTTTGGTATTGCAGATCTGCATCAGTTGCGAGGACGCGTGGGAAGATCAACCAAAGAGGGGTACTGCTACTATATTGTAGAGGATAAAGAGGCACTCACTGATGATGCGAAGATAAGACTCATTGCGCTTGAGTCCAATTCCTATCTTGGTAGTGGTGCAGCTTTGGCTTACTATGATCTTGAAATTCGTGGTGGTGGCAATATCATAGGAGCGCAGCAAAGCGGGCATATCAAAAACATCGGCTATAGCCTCTATCTGAAGATGCTTGAAGATGCTATCACAAAACTTACAAAAGGCGAACTAGAAGAAGAGAGTGAAGTGGAGCTCAAACTCAGTGTCAATGCATATATAAGCAGTGATGTAGTGGCTGAGGACAGGCTCAAGCTCGAGCTCTATCGCAGACTCTCTCATGTCACAAATGTTGAAGAGATTAGCGATATTGAGGAGGAGATCAAAGATCGCTATGGCAAAATAGATGAGGTGACAAGAAATTTTCTCGATCTCATTGAGATAAAATTGCGTGCAAAAGAGCGAGGTATCAAACGTATTAGTAACTATAATCAAAATATTACTATCGATTATGGCGATAAAAAAGAGCAGCTCAAAGCTCCAAGCAAAGATGATGAGGATATTTTGCGCACAGTTTTGCGCTATGTAAAAAGCTAA
- a CDS encoding folylpolyglutamate synthase/dihydrofolate synthase family protein, which yields MRVKEYLDTKPLYYKKFDPARMQRAYSEIAPKLRIPPIIHIVGTNGKGSTGRFLAGAIKEAGYKVGHYTSPHIFRFNERIWIDGKEISDERLDEVHSKAQKLLDDQADELSYFEYTTFLAILAFEQCDYVVMEAGLGGEYDATSVFPNILTLVTPIDYDHSDFLGENIEEIARTKLKAVQKGAIMAPQLHVEVYEVAQKLQISYKVATPSKELERIVETQGLAPFFTSNLALALEGAKALGIVAHPSKVINYRLPGRMQKIGNVTLDVGHNLLSAKAISNLIEPGTILVYNTYADKEYEKILQTLAPKIAKVEILPVANERIVDENTLIKTLQRLGLQYSYFDGIKRDKKYLVYGSFSVVEEFMKRCGQNIMNI from the coding sequence TTGCGAGTAAAAGAGTATCTCGATACCAAGCCCCTCTATTACAAAAAGTTTGATCCAGCAAGGATGCAGCGAGCCTATAGCGAGATAGCACCAAAGCTGCGTATCCCACCAATCATTCACATTGTTGGTACCAATGGCAAGGGATCTACCGGACGCTTTTTGGCAGGAGCCATCAAAGAGGCTGGTTACAAGGTTGGGCATTACACCTCGCCACATATTTTTCGCTTCAATGAGCGTATCTGGATAGATGGCAAAGAGATAAGTGATGAGAGGTTGGATGAGGTGCATAGTAAAGCACAAAAGCTCTTAGACGATCAAGCAGATGAACTCAGCTACTTTGAGTATACTACTTTTCTCGCAATATTGGCATTTGAGCAGTGTGATTATGTGGTGATGGAGGCGGGACTTGGTGGAGAGTATGATGCTACATCAGTCTTTCCAAATATTTTGACTCTTGTTACTCCCATTGATTATGATCATAGCGACTTTTTGGGTGAGAATATCGAAGAGATTGCACGCACAAAACTCAAAGCTGTACAAAAAGGGGCTATCATGGCTCCTCAGCTCCATGTTGAGGTGTATGAAGTTGCTCAAAAACTGCAAATCTCTTATAAGGTTGCAACTCCTTCTAAAGAGCTAGAAAGGATTGTTGAGACACAAGGTTTGGCTCCATTTTTTACTTCAAATTTAGCTCTAGCCCTCGAGGGAGCAAAAGCGTTGGGTATAGTGGCTCATCCTAGCAAAGTTATCAATTACCGCTTGCCAGGTCGTATGCAAAAAATTGGCAATGTTACTCTCGATGTAGGGCACAATCTCCTCTCTGCAAAAGCTATAAGTAATCTCATTGAGCCCGGGACTATCTTGGTCTACAATACATATGCTGATAAAGAGTATGAGAAAATTTTGCAAACTTTAGCGCCCAAAATTGCAAAAGTAGAGATTTTACCGGTAGCAAATGAACGCATTGTAGATGAGAATACACTTATTAAAACTTTACAAAGACTTGGCTTGCAATATAGCTATTTTGATGGTATAAAGAGGGACAAAAAATATCTAGTGTATGGATCATTTAGCGTGGTTGAGGAGTTTATGAAGCGATGTGGGCAAAATATTATGAATATCTAA
- the lptE gene encoding LPS assembly lipoprotein LptE — MRFLVVALLVFALTGCGYKPSSRYLQENIKEKIYIHVNVLLNDPEDALIIKDAVNRALLYRFGNHLVSYDQAQTKINVRVRSLSFAPLERNTYGYVDQYRAKIVLDFDVRDQKGKRRITTDGYYDFAIEPNSIITDTMRFDAIRRASQKAIDKFIAQMAKSR; from the coding sequence ATGCGGTTTTTGGTAGTGGCTTTGTTGGTTTTTGCTTTGACTGGTTGTGGGTATAAACCATCAAGCCGCTACCTGCAAGAAAATATCAAAGAAAAAATTTACATTCATGTTAATGTCCTACTCAACGATCCGGAAGATGCGTTGATTATCAAAGATGCAGTTAATAGAGCTCTACTATACCGGTTTGGCAACCATCTTGTTTCATATGATCAGGCCCAAACCAAGATTAATGTACGTGTTCGCTCCCTCTCCTTTGCTCCACTTGAGCGTAATACCTATGGCTATGTAGATCAGTACCGGGCAAAAATTGTACTCGATTTTGATGTGCGAGATCAAAAAGGCAAACGGCGCATAACAACTGACGGGTATTACGATTTTGCAATTGAGCCAAACTCCATCATCACCGATACTATGCGCTTTGATGCTATACGCAGAGCCTCCCAGAAGGCTATCGATAAATTCATAGCACAAATGGCAAAGAGCAGATAG
- the leuS gene encoding leucine--tRNA ligase, producing the protein MSKYDPKSIEKKWQDFWKDQGSFEPSEEYNKPKMYVLSMFPYPSGRIHMGHVRNYTIGDALARYHRKAGRNVLHPIGWDAFGMPAENAAIKHGVHPKKWTYENIAYMRKELDSLGLSFSYEREFATCDELYSKWEQSFIIDMWNKGLMYRKKAAVNWCPHDKTVLANEQVIEGRCWRCDTEVVQKDIEQYFLKITDYAEELLQDLQKLEGNWPSQVIAMQRNWIGKSQGLGFTMKLDEESQQKSGFEGFEVFTTRPDTIYGVTYAALAPEHPIVKELINKGLLDSQSEQKICVMQNQNARTRQQAEKEGVFLDIYAIHPLTGQKIPVWVANFVLTEYGSGAVMAVPAHDERDFEFAKKYNLPIKYVIKPKDGELDTTKPYTEPGILFDSGEFSGLPSEEAKEKIIVYFEEKGLGKRTINYRLKDWLVSRQRYWGTPIPLIKCPKCGIVPEKKENLPVTLPEDVTITGEGNPLELHPTWKHTKCPQCGADAQRETDTLDTFVESSWYFLRYTTPRRFWEEVPFRKTDTDYWMPVDQYIGGIEHAILHLLYARFFTKVLRDLGYVNLDEPFKRLLTQGMVLKDGAKMSKSKGNTVDPDEIVEKYGADTARLFILFAAPPAKELEWSDAGVEGAYRFIKRFYERSFNAKPIAELPQFDPKSLTKEQKTARKKVYEALQKSHDVYEKNFNFNTLIAAAMEALNALSAQDNALIWSEGYWILTNILEPIIPHISWEIAQRLFERKNFGAIRVDETALEEDTIKIAVTVNGKRRAEIEVPKSASKEEVLAMAKEAGAKWIEGKEIIKEIVVPGRLVNIVVKG; encoded by the coding sequence ATGAGCAAATATGATCCAAAAAGTATAGAGAAAAAATGGCAAGATTTTTGGAAAGACCAGGGGAGTTTTGAGCCAAGCGAAGAGTATAATAAGCCAAAAATGTATGTGCTCTCTATGTTTCCTTATCCAAGTGGCCGCATTCATATGGGTCATGTGCGCAACTACACCATCGGTGATGCACTAGCGCGCTATCACAGAAAAGCGGGACGGAATGTGTTGCATCCAATCGGTTGGGATGCCTTTGGTATGCCGGCCGAAAATGCCGCTATCAAGCATGGAGTCCATCCGAAAAAATGGACATATGAAAATATAGCATATATGCGCAAAGAGCTCGATAGTCTGGGGCTGAGCTTTTCATATGAGCGTGAGTTTGCCACATGTGATGAACTCTATAGCAAATGGGAGCAAAGCTTCATTATCGATATGTGGAACAAAGGATTGATGTATCGCAAGAAAGCTGCTGTCAACTGGTGTCCACACGATAAGACAGTTTTGGCAAATGAACAGGTAATTGAAGGGCGCTGTTGGCGTTGTGATACAGAGGTAGTCCAAAAAGATATTGAGCAGTATTTTCTCAAAATTACCGATTATGCTGAAGAGCTTTTGCAAGACCTGCAAAAACTTGAAGGCAATTGGCCGAGCCAGGTTATTGCAATGCAGCGTAACTGGATAGGCAAAAGCCAGGGCTTGGGTTTTACTATGAAGCTTGATGAAGAGAGCCAACAAAAAAGTGGCTTTGAAGGTTTTGAGGTCTTTACAACCCGTCCAGATACAATATATGGTGTTACGTATGCAGCTCTCGCACCTGAACACCCGATCGTCAAAGAATTGATCAATAAGGGACTCCTTGATAGCCAGAGTGAGCAAAAGATCTGCGTTATGCAAAACCAAAATGCAAGGACACGCCAGCAGGCTGAGAAAGAGGGAGTCTTTTTAGATATCTATGCCATCCATCCGTTAACTGGACAAAAGATCCCTGTCTGGGTAGCAAACTTTGTGCTTACAGAGTATGGGAGTGGTGCAGTGATGGCAGTTCCTGCCCATGACGAGAGAGATTTTGAGTTTGCCAAAAAGTATAATCTCCCTATCAAATATGTTATCAAACCAAAAGATGGGGAACTTGATACTACTAAGCCATATACTGAGCCAGGTATACTTTTTGATAGTGGAGAGTTTAGTGGACTTCCGAGTGAAGAGGCAAAAGAAAAAATAATCGTATATTTTGAAGAGAAGGGATTAGGTAAACGTACAATCAACTACCGTCTCAAAGATTGGCTTGTATCGCGTCAGCGCTACTGGGGTACGCCGATCCCACTCATAAAGTGTCCAAAGTGTGGCATAGTACCAGAAAAAAAAGAGAATCTCCCTGTGACTTTGCCAGAAGATGTAACAATAACAGGTGAAGGGAATCCACTAGAGCTTCATCCTACATGGAAGCATACCAAATGTCCGCAGTGTGGTGCAGATGCCCAGAGAGAGACCGATACTCTCGATACATTTGTAGAGTCTAGTTGGTATTTTTTGCGCTACACTACTCCTCGAAGATTTTGGGAAGAGGTGCCTTTTCGCAAAACTGATACAGACTACTGGATGCCGGTAGATCAGTATATCGGTGGGATCGAGCATGCTATTTTGCACCTTCTTTATGCGAGATTTTTCACAAAAGTGTTGCGAGATCTTGGCTATGTGAATCTAGATGAGCCATTTAAGAGACTCCTCACACAAGGAATGGTACTCAAAGACGGTGCTAAAATGAGTAAATCCAAAGGCAATACAGTTGATCCAGATGAAATTGTAGAAAAATATGGAGCTGATACAGCGAGACTCTTCATTCTTTTTGCAGCTCCTCCAGCAAAAGAGCTGGAGTGGAGTGATGCTGGAGTGGAAGGAGCTTATAGATTTATCAAGCGTTTTTATGAGAGAAGTTTCAATGCCAAGCCGATTGCAGAGCTACCGCAGTTTGATCCAAAATCTCTTACAAAAGAGCAAAAAACCGCACGCAAAAAGGTCTATGAGGCTTTGCAAAAATCGCATGATGTTTATGAGAAAAATTTCAATTTTAATACACTCATAGCAGCAGCAATGGAAGCGCTCAATGCATTAAGTGCCCAAGATAATGCACTCATATGGAGTGAAGGATACTGGATACTTACAAATATTCTCGAGCCTATTATTCCGCATATAAGTTGGGAGATAGCACAGCGACTCTTTGAACGGAAGAACTTTGGTGCTATTAGAGTTGATGAAACTGCTTTAGAAGAGGATACTATCAAGATAGCAGTGACCGTTAATGGCAAAAGAAGGGCTGAGATCGAGGTGCCAAAGAGTGCATCCAAAGAGGAGGTCTTGGCTATGGCAAAAGAGGCTGGAGCTAAGTGGATCGAAGGCAAAGAGATTATCAAAGAGATTGTAGTTCCAGGACGACTCGTCAATATTGTCGTAAAAGGGTAG
- the secF gene encoding protein translocase subunit SecF, translating to MEFFKADKIYDFMGKAKYFMAVSALLVIGSWALLFIKGLNFGIDFAGGTIVQVRYDKPVEISKIRQVLKKSAIFKDASVTYFGSDNEIVIRLKTSTKNLKQDIGDLARKALAGTGNYEIRRVDMVGPKVGGELREKGLMATVIAILAILIYVSIRFEWRFALASVLALVHDVSIAMGAISLFSIPVNLDILAAILTLLGYSLNDTIIVFDRIREGIIESTKLRSLNEVINEAVTKTLSRTVLTSLTTFFVVLTLYLFGGEIIRGFSFTLLIGIIVGTYSSIFIASPLLTILGFDLEKYRKKLAEKRKRQQEKEKMRAMYEQGMV from the coding sequence ATGGAGTTTTTTAAAGCAGATAAAATTTATGACTTTATGGGCAAAGCTAAATATTTCATGGCAGTTTCTGCCCTTTTGGTAATAGGCTCTTGGGCACTTCTATTTATAAAGGGGCTCAATTTTGGTATCGACTTTGCCGGGGGGACAATAGTACAGGTGCGCTATGATAAACCGGTAGAGATCTCCAAGATTCGCCAGGTTCTCAAAAAGAGTGCAATATTCAAAGATGCAAGTGTTACATATTTTGGAAGTGACAACGAGATCGTTATACGCCTCAAAACCTCTACCAAAAATCTCAAGCAAGATATCGGAGATTTAGCACGCAAAGCACTTGCTGGGACAGGAAACTATGAGATACGCCGCGTAGATATGGTTGGACCAAAGGTTGGTGGAGAGCTCAGAGAAAAAGGGTTAATGGCTACTGTGATTGCGATTTTAGCCATCTTGATCTATGTCTCCATACGCTTTGAGTGGAGATTTGCCCTCGCGAGTGTCTTGGCTCTTGTACATGATGTGAGTATCGCAATGGGAGCTATAAGTCTCTTTTCAATTCCGGTCAATCTCGATATCCTTGCCGCTATTCTTACACTCCTAGGATATTCTCTTAACGATACCATTATTGTATTTGACCGTATTCGTGAAGGAATAATCGAGTCGACAAAACTGCGCAGCCTCAATGAAGTTATCAACGAAGCAGTGACAAAGACCCTCTCACGTACGGTACTTACCTCATTGACGACATTTTTTGTGGTTCTCACACTCTACCTCTTTGGAGGAGAGATAATTCGAGGCTTTAGTTTTACGCTATTAATTGGTATTATTGTTGGTACATACAGTTCTATCTTCATCGCTTCTCCACTGCTAACTATTTTGGGATTTGATCTTGAAAAATATCGCAAAAAATTGGCAGAGAAACGCAAACGGCAGCAAGAAAAAGAGAAGATGCGAGCAATGTATGAACAAGGAATGGTTTAA
- the secD gene encoding protein translocase subunit SecD, translated as MKWLNYRFVIFVLVFIAGVALSVPSLLNLSFGPKITLGLDLQGGLHMLLGVDTKKAVASKIKSIAAAIKYYAEDNDILMDELRVNDNGISFKLLDSDDAPKIEEFLQQQKGLVVKKDGLKYTIALTPQEVKSIKEYAIKQAVDTIRNRLDQFGLAEPTVAKQGKDKILVELPGIKTPEQEQRVRKLIAKAAHLQLMAVDEARQARADQMSPEEAAEYGDIILKDRNGRKYLVKEIPILDGSMITDARVAFDQNNQPVIDFTLNSQGAKIFADFTAKNVGKRLAIVLDNVVYSAPVIRERIGGGSGQISGGFSVQEAHDVAIALRSGALLAPVYMEEKRSIGPSLGADSVRASMIALMSGFVLVVLFMILYYGIAGVIADIALIANLFLIIGIMALFGATLTLPGMAGIVLTVGMAVDANVIINERIRELLRSGVSVRKAIEQGYKNAMSAILDANITTLIAAIVLYAYGTGPIKGFAITMSIGILASMLTAIVGTHGIYEALMDKIERSKNYNLWFGIKV; from the coding sequence ATGAAATGGCTCAACTATAGATTCGTAATTTTTGTTCTGGTTTTTATCGCTGGTGTTGCACTCAGTGTGCCATCACTCCTCAATCTCTCCTTTGGTCCTAAGATTACCTTAGGGTTAGATCTCCAGGGCGGTTTGCATATGCTTCTGGGAGTCGATACAAAAAAGGCAGTTGCTTCTAAGATCAAATCGATTGCGGCAGCGATCAAATACTACGCAGAAGACAACGATATTCTCATGGATGAATTGCGCGTCAACGACAATGGCATCTCTTTTAAGCTCTTAGATAGTGACGATGCCCCTAAGATTGAAGAGTTTTTGCAGCAGCAAAAGGGACTCGTGGTCAAAAAAGATGGTCTCAAATATACAATTGCTCTCACACCGCAAGAGGTAAAATCGATAAAAGAGTATGCTATCAAGCAAGCAGTCGATACCATCCGCAATCGACTCGATCAGTTTGGTCTAGCAGAACCTACAGTTGCGAAGCAGGGAAAAGATAAAATTTTAGTCGAGCTTCCTGGTATCAAAACGCCTGAGCAAGAGCAGCGCGTGCGCAAGCTCATAGCAAAAGCAGCTCACCTCCAACTTATGGCTGTGGATGAAGCAAGACAGGCAAGAGCTGATCAGATGAGCCCCGAGGAGGCAGCTGAGTATGGAGATATCATCCTCAAAGACCGTAATGGTCGCAAATATCTCGTCAAAGAGATTCCCATCCTCGATGGAAGCATGATTACGGATGCAAGAGTTGCATTTGACCAAAACAACCAACCAGTTATAGACTTCACACTCAACTCCCAAGGAGCCAAAATTTTCGCAGACTTCACTGCCAAAAATGTCGGTAAACGCCTGGCGATTGTGCTTGATAATGTTGTCTATTCAGCTCCTGTAATTCGTGAGCGTATTGGTGGAGGAAGCGGGCAGATAAGTGGTGGATTTAGTGTCCAAGAAGCGCACGATGTAGCGATCGCTCTGCGAAGTGGGGCACTTTTGGCTCCAGTTTATATGGAAGAGAAGCGCAGCATCGGACCAAGCCTTGGAGCTGATAGCGTGCGTGCAAGTATGATCGCTCTCATGAGTGGTTTTGTGCTTGTAGTACTCTTTATGATTCTCTACTACGGTATCGCTGGAGTTATAGCAGATATCGCACTCATTGCAAACCTCTTTTTGATCATTGGAATCATGGCACTCTTTGGTGCTACACTCACACTTCCTGGGATGGCTGGTATCGTGCTGACAGTAGGTATGGCTGTGGATGCAAACGTTATTATCAACGAGCGGATCCGTGAGCTTCTGCGCTCTGGCGTTTCGGTGCGCAAAGCGATAGAACAAGGCTACAAAAATGCGATGAGCGCAATTTTGGATGCAAATATCACTACTCTCATCGCTGCAATTGTACTCTATGCTTATGGAACGGGACCAATCAAAGGGTTTGCAATCACAATGAGTATAGGTATTTTGGCATCTATGCTTACAGCCATTGTTGGTACACACGGGATCTATGAAGCACTCATGGATAAGATTGAGCGTAGCAAAAACTATAACCTTTGGTTTGGGATAAAGGTCTGA
- the yajC gene encoding preprotein translocase subunit YajC, whose translation MQGQSAGILGSLLPLIIIFAIFYFLIIRPQQQQAKKHKEMVENLKKGDKIVTTGGIIAEVVKNEENFIKAKIADNTEVKIEKSYIAKKLES comes from the coding sequence ATGCAGGGACAAAGCGCAGGCATTCTTGGATCACTCCTTCCGCTTATTATCATTTTTGCGATCTTCTATTTTCTCATAATTAGACCGCAACAGCAACAGGCAAAAAAACATAAAGAGATGGTAGAAAATCTCAAAAAAGGCGATAAAATCGTCACTACTGGTGGTATCATAGCAGAAGTTGTCAAAAATGAGGAGAATTTTATCAAAGCAAAAATTGCAGATAACACTGAAGTAAAAATCGAAAAGAGCTACATCGCAAAAAAACTTGAAAGTTAA